CGCTCGAGCTCGTGCTCGCGCCCCGGGGCGCCTACTCGCTGTCGCGCACCACCGCGCGCTTCGTGCGGCACCCCGACCCGGTGAACGTGGCGGGCGCGGGCGGCTTCGCGCGGCTCGTGCCCGCGGGCGACGGCCACGCGCTCGTGCGCGTGACTCAGGAGGGTCCGCCGACCCGCGCGAGGCTGCGCGTGCGGGTCGACGGGCCCGACGACACCGCAGCGCGGGCGGCGGCGGCGCGGCTGGCCGGGCGCGTGCTCGGCGCGGACGCGGACCTGCGGCCCTTCGAGCGCGCGCTCGCGCGCGACCCGCTGCTCGGCGAGTCAGTGCGCGCCCACCGCGGCCTGCGCGTGGCGGGCGCATTCGACCTGTTCGAGTCACTGGTCGGCGCCGTGCTCACGCAGCAGGTGAACCTGGCGTTCGCGGCCTCGATCCGCGGCGAGCTGGCGCGCGCCTTCGGAGCCCGCGCCCGTTACGACGGCCGCGAGTGGCTGGCGTTCCCGACTGCCGAACGCATCGCCGACGCGGGCGAGGCGCGCTTGCGCGAGTTCCGCATGACCCGCGCCAAGGCGGGCACGATCCACCGCCTGGCGAGCGCGTTCGCGCGCGGCGAGCTCGACGAGTCACTGCTCGCGCCGCTCGACGACGAGGCTGCGATCGCCGAGCTCGTGCGCTGGAAGGGCGTCGGCCGCTGGACCGCCGAGATCGTGCTGCTGCGCGGCCTGGGCCGGCCCGACGTGTTTCCGGCGGGCGACCTGGCGGTCGTGAAACACCTGGCGCGCCGCTGGCTCGGCGCGGAGCGGGTGGCGAGCGAGGCCGAGATGCGCGCCTTCTCGGAGCGCTGGCGGCCCCACCGCTCGCTCGCGCTCGTGTACGGTCTCGAAGAGCTCGCCGCGCCGCGAGCCCGGCAGGAGTCATCATGATCGGACGCTGCTTCTGCGGACAGGTCGCCTTCGAGTTCGACGGACCGATGACGGAGATCGAGCTCTGTCACTGCACGCGCTGCCAGCGCTCCACGGGCTCGGCTTTCGCGGCGCAGCTCCGCGTGCGCGCGGAGCGCTTCCGCTGGCTGCGCGGCGAGGACCGGATCGCGTTCTTCGACGCGCCGATCCTGAACGAGCGGCCGGCCTACCGCCGGTCCTTCTGCTCTGCCTGCGGCGCCGCGGTGCCCTCGATCTTCGCGGGCAACCCGACGGTCGCGATCCCCGCCGGGCTCGTCGAAGGCGCCCTGCCCGTGCGCGCGGCGGACCAGATCTGGGTCGAGAAGCGCGCGTCCTGGCTCGATCTGCGCGCCATCGCCGGGCTGCCGGAGCACTCGGGCGATCCCAGCGCGGAGTCGAACGCGCGGCTGCTCGAGCCGCTCGGCCTCGGGCGCTAGATCTCGTAGTCGGGGTCGACCGAGCCCGACTCCTGGTCCTTCTGA
Above is a window of Myxococcota bacterium DNA encoding:
- a CDS encoding AlkA N-terminal domain-containing protein — encoded protein: MGSLELVLAPRGAYSLSRTTARFVRHPDPVNVAGAGGFARLVPAGDGHALVRVTQEGPPTRARLRVRVDGPDDTAARAAAARLAGRVLGADADLRPFERALARDPLLGESVRAHRGLRVAGAFDLFESLVGAVLTQQVNLAFAASIRGELARAFGARARYDGREWLAFPTAERIADAGEARLREFRMTRAKAGTIHRLASAFARGELDESLLAPLDDEAAIAELVRWKGVGRWTAEIVLLRGLGRPDVFPAGDLAVVKHLARRWLGAERVASEAEMRAFSERWRPHRSLALVYGLEELAAPRARQESS
- a CDS encoding GFA family protein, encoding MIGRCFCGQVAFEFDGPMTEIELCHCTRCQRSTGSAFAAQLRVRAERFRWLRGEDRIAFFDAPILNERPAYRRSFCSACGAAVPSIFAGNPTVAIPAGLVEGALPVRAADQIWVEKRASWLDLRAIAGLPEHSGDPSAESNARLLEPLGLGR